TTTGCGAGGCCGCGCAGCCAGTCTTATCAGGGGTCGCCACTGGGCAGCGAGCCAACTGTACGTTACAGTGCCGCGCCGGAGGCCCCAGCGCCTTATCGCCCTCAGCAACCCGGGCAGGGAATGCCTTCACCAAATCCATCGGCAGTGAGTGCCCCTCAACCTTTTGAACAACGCTATGCAGCCCAGGCTGGTGCTGGGGCCCAGGCGGGTTCCGTCCCACAGCCTGCACCCATGCCCTATTATCGCTCACCTAGTGGGCCTCTCCCTGCAATCGAACCTGGGGAGACGGACGAGGGCATCGACTTCGTGACGGTAGTGTTGGCTTTCCTGGCGTTGATAGCCGTCGGTGGCTTGTGCCCCTTATTATTTGCTGTGCTCTCTGCTTATGCGTAGGTGTGGCTGATTTCAAATAAAAAGGAGCGACCCTTTTAGGGGGCCGCTCCTTTTTTGATACCTTTTTGATGCCATCAAAGCGCTTTATTAGCCAGCGTCAGTTGGTGTGGGCTCCAGGGTGGCTTCTGGCATGGTCTCCAAGGATGTTTCCGGGGTGGCTTCCATGGTAGGCTCGACCGGTGCTTCTTCAGTCATTGGTTCTGTGGCTGTCGTCACCAGGGCGCTAAAAGCAGGGCGTGCACTGGTAGAAGAATCGACAAGGCTATAATAGCAGGCTTCAGGACGTCCAGCTTCACAGCCATTGAGATTGAATAAAATCATCGGGCCAACATAACCCAGTTCTGCGCCTAATTCAAAGGCACGAACGGTATAGAGAGCTTGCTCTTCCGGGCTGGTGTAGGTCAGGAAGATGCTGAATTCATCGGGTTGGACCAGGGCATTCCCTTCTGCGGTACCCCATCCAAACCGCGTGACCCAAAGCGTTGCATCGCTACCTGCTTCCAGCAGGATGTTGTGATAATCTTCAAGCGTATCCAGGAAGAAGAAACGCGGGCTGTCAAAGTGGGTATCAATACCCGGGCCTTGTTCCGGTGAACGTGCATCCGGCGGATTTGCGAAACCATCTGCATGCACGCCAATTCCATCGCTATGGTCAGTCACGTTGGCAGCGAGCAAATCACGGAGATAGATCCGATCATCATAAGCATTGACCCCATCATTCAGGCCCGTCGGGGCCAGGCCTGCTGTAATGACGTATACTTCTGGGTCGACTGCTTTAATCGCGTCATAGGCTGCGCTGAGCAGGTCGATATAAGCAATTGTAGAAAGTTTAGCCGTTGTGCGGTCGACTGTTGCAGCATCAATCCAGTTACGGCGTAAATTCGGCTCATTCCAGATTTGATAAGCCTGTACTTTGTTGCCATAGCGTGTGGCGATGGTGCTGGCAAACTGAGCGAATGTTGCTACATCATCTGGCGGCCCATATTCGCTGCTGGAAAGGACGAATTCGCTGGCGCCTGGGCGTGCCCAATCCGGCGCGCTTGTTAGCTGGACGAGGACGTTAAGGCCAGCCCCGCTA
The Phototrophicus methaneseepsis DNA segment above includes these coding regions:
- a CDS encoding LysM peptidoglycan-binding domain-containing protein; translated protein: MRSRLFAAILIISLLTHVGWVSAQDSSEPEATEEVTEVPTEEVIEAPTEEVTEAPTEELTEEPTAEPTEEVTEVVTEEPPATTVATGTEYIVQSGDNLFRIALRFGIPMSELAAANGITNPALIYVGQRLIIPGTAMTPVPTTAPETPVATTTTTPQPTSNTTYVVQPGDTLFKIAVRNNTTVAVLTSLNNLSSPNFIYSGQVLLLPGNSTAPEPTTVPTTEEPTEDAAEATPEGTPMATPEPVTMSSGIEVFVGGQDVNAITSQIQQLGVEWVKITINWRDVELEQGNLNLADYDAAINAFSGAGLNVLVQLTSAPDWARPGASEFVLSSSEYGPPDDVATFAQFASTIATRYGNKVQAYQIWNEPNLRRNWIDAATVDRTTAKLSTIAYIDLLSAAYDAIKAVDPEVYVITAGLAPTGLNDGVNAYDDRIYLRDLLAANVTDHSDGIGVHADGFANPPDARSPEQGPGIDTHFDSPRFFFLDTLEDYHNILLEAGSDATLWVTRFGWGTAEGNALVQPDEFSIFLTYTSPEEQALYTVRAFELGAELGYVGPMILFNLNGCEAGRPEACYYSLVDSSTSARPAFSALVTTATEPMTEEAPVEPTMEATPETSLETMPEATLEPTPTDAG